One window from the genome of Planctomycetota bacterium encodes:
- a CDS encoding Hsp20 family protein, which produces MYWLIFIGAERRTHAGNPQAGGQAVGPPQESECHIIRLMEDAIMPVRIDIDAPPAGSTPVIRTAHNPDFGEWARRMERDMARFMQRHRSPLGPSETWVPAINAYRLPDCIEVCVDLAGVDKAKIQIHVEPGRLMIRGERIAPQPHTCTQGGVQILAMEIDHGPFERSLVLPANVNTEHVTAEQTNGLLWITLPIGKR; this is translated from the coding sequence ATGTATTGGCTGATCTTCATAGGCGCAGAGCGTAGAACACACGCGGGCAATCCGCAAGCGGGTGGACAAGCGGTGGGTCCGCCGCAAGAATCAGAGTGCCACATCATCCGCCTGATGGAGGACGCGATCATGCCAGTCCGCATCGACATCGACGCACCGCCGGCCGGTTCGACGCCGGTGATTCGCACGGCTCACAATCCCGACTTCGGTGAATGGGCCCGGCGCATGGAGCGCGACATGGCCCGGTTCATGCAGCGGCACAGGTCGCCGCTGGGGCCTTCCGAAACTTGGGTCCCGGCGATCAATGCGTATCGGCTCCCCGACTGCATTGAAGTCTGCGTGGATCTGGCCGGGGTGGACAAGGCGAAGATTCAGATTCACGTCGAGCCGGGGCGATTGATGATCCGCGGCGAGCGCATCGCTCCCCAGCCGCACACCTGCACGCAGGGCGGCGTACAGATTCTGGCGATGGAAATCGATCACGGCCCCTTCGAGCGATCCCTTGTCCTGCCCGCCAACGTCAACACCGAGCACGTCACCGCCGAGCAGACCAACGGGCTGCTCTGGATCACGCTTCCGATCGGCAAGCGATAA
- a CDS encoding deoxyhypusine synthase, which translates to MKISQYIEHHYRHFNAATLIDAAKAYRAHLDNGGKFLVTLAGAMSTAELGLSLAEMIRQDKVHAICCTGANLEEDIFNLVAHNHYHRIPDWRNLTPEFEKELEHRGLNRVTDTCIPEEKAFRAIEHQILALWQRADKSNQRFFPHEFMYQMLREGWIKESYQIDPKDSWLMAASEKNLPIFVPGWEDSTLGNIFVSHVITGDISGCHVVKSGTEYMKELAQWYVKTTMGKTIADLSPEDDSDVETCTVRPEEAKTTVGFFQIAGGIAGDFPICVVPMIHQDLRCPCPYWGYFCQISDSTTSYGSYSGAIPTEKITWGKLDVDTPRFVIESDATIVAPLMFAYVLGW; encoded by the coding sequence ATGAAGATCAGCCAATACATCGAGCATCATTACCGTCACTTCAACGCCGCGACGCTCATCGACGCCGCCAAGGCGTATCGCGCCCACCTGGACAACGGGGGCAAGTTCCTGGTGACGCTCGCCGGGGCGATGAGCACGGCCGAGCTGGGCCTGTCGCTGGCGGAGATGATCCGGCAGGACAAGGTGCACGCCATCTGCTGCACCGGCGCGAATCTTGAAGAGGACATCTTCAATCTCGTGGCCCATAATCATTATCACCGCATCCCCGACTGGCGCAATCTCACGCCGGAGTTCGAGAAGGAGCTCGAGCATCGCGGGCTCAACCGGGTGACCGATACGTGCATCCCGGAGGAGAAGGCGTTCCGCGCGATCGAGCATCAGATCCTCGCGCTGTGGCAGCGGGCGGATAAGAGCAATCAGCGCTTCTTCCCGCACGAGTTCATGTACCAGATGCTGCGCGAAGGATGGATCAAGGAGTCGTACCAGATCGACCCGAAGGATTCGTGGCTCATGGCGGCGTCGGAGAAGAATCTGCCGATCTTCGTGCCCGGCTGGGAGGACTCGACGCTGGGCAACATCTTCGTCTCGCACGTCATCACCGGCGACATCTCCGGCTGCCATGTCGTCAAGTCCGGCACGGAGTACATGAAGGAACTGGCGCAGTGGTATGTCAAGACCACGATGGGCAAGACCATCGCTGACCTTTCGCCCGAAGACGACAGCGACGTCGAGACGTGCACCGTCCGTCCGGAGGAGGCCAAGACCACGGTCGGCTTCTTCCAGATCGCCGGCGGCATCGCGGGCGATTTCCCCATCTGCGTCGTCCCGATGATTCATCAGGACCTGCGCTGCCCGTGCCCGTACTGGGGCTATTTCTGCCAGATTTCCGATTCGACGACGAGCTACGGTTCGTACTCGGGCGCGATTCCGACGGAGAAGATCACATGGGGCAAGCTCGATGTGGACACACCGCGTTTCGTCATCGAGTCGGACGCGACGATCGTCGCGCCGCTGATGTTCGCCTACGTGCTGGGCTGGTGA
- a CDS encoding acetylglucosamine-6-sulfatase translates to MKMRNHPSMRRLLLIVSLCAAAALAEEMPRSVTPAIQTAEWAAAWWKPRHEKKVEEAKERGDKIKLLMIGDSITHGWENGGKHLWESYYADRGAFNLGFGGDCTEQVLWRLQHGEVDGLHPDLAVLLIGTNNTGIHDDPAKDTAMGVEAIIKELRTRLPQMKILLLAIFPRGATSDDPKRRVNEQVNALIEKYADHRSVYFLNINKSFLHDDGTLTERIMPDLLHPSPEGYAIWAGAMEPTIKRLLGELN, encoded by the coding sequence ATGAAGATGAGGAACCATCCTTCGATGCGCCGCCTGTTGTTGATCGTGTCGTTGTGCGCGGCGGCGGCGCTCGCGGAGGAGATGCCCCGATCGGTGACGCCGGCGATTCAGACGGCGGAGTGGGCGGCGGCGTGGTGGAAACCGCGGCATGAGAAGAAGGTCGAGGAAGCGAAGGAGCGCGGCGACAAGATCAAGCTGCTGATGATCGGCGACTCGATCACGCACGGCTGGGAGAACGGCGGCAAGCACCTCTGGGAAAGCTACTACGCCGACCGCGGGGCGTTCAACCTCGGGTTCGGCGGCGACTGCACGGAGCAAGTCCTTTGGCGGCTCCAGCACGGGGAAGTCGACGGACTTCACCCGGATCTGGCGGTGCTGCTGATCGGCACGAACAACACGGGCATCCACGATGATCCGGCGAAGGACACGGCGATGGGCGTCGAGGCGATCATCAAGGAGCTGCGCACACGACTGCCGCAGATGAAGATTCTGCTCTTGGCGATCTTCCCGCGCGGGGCGACGAGCGACGACCCCAAGCGCCGCGTCAACGAGCAGGTCAATGCGCTGATCGAAAAGTATGCGGATCATCGGAGCGTGTATTTTCTGAACATCAACAAGTCGTTTCTGCACGACGACGGCACGCTGACGGAACGGATCATGCCGGACCTGCTGCATCCATCGCCGGAGGGTTACGCCATCTGGGCCGGGGCGATGGAGCCGACGATCAAACGGCTTCTGGGCGAGTTGAACTGA
- a CDS encoding acetylglucosamine-6-sulfatase — protein sequence MPTVRVCGSPPDRPRISPGARRIVLSCSHRAPATPFHEVTMMLPTSMRQWMFLMLVLCATLVRADEKPKALTPEVQTAEWAVKWWMPRHEQKLAEIKQRGDEIKLLMIGDSITHGWENSGKKVWDEYYAKRGAINLGFSGDRTEQVLWRLEHGEIDGVHPKLAVIMIGTNNTGHRQDPPAETAAGIKAIVDDLRQKLPNMKILLLAVFPRGATPDDKLRKINAGVNEIIAGFADNEHVYYMDINHVFVTDDGTLTKEMMPDLLHPREKGYKLWAEAIEPTVRKLMGDGK from the coding sequence ATGCCGACAGTGCGAGTATGCGGATCGCCTCCGGATCGCCCCCGGATATCGCCGGGCGCGCGCCGGATTGTGCTATCATGTTCGCACCGGGCTCCCGCCACCCCTTTCCATGAGGTCACCATGATGTTGCCAACTTCGATGCGTCAATGGATGTTCCTGATGCTCGTGCTGTGCGCGACGCTGGTCCGCGCGGACGAGAAGCCCAAGGCGCTGACGCCGGAGGTGCAGACGGCCGAGTGGGCGGTCAAGTGGTGGATGCCGCGCCATGAGCAGAAGCTGGCGGAGATCAAGCAGCGCGGCGACGAGATCAAGCTGCTGATGATCGGCGACTCGATCACGCACGGATGGGAGAACAGCGGCAAGAAAGTCTGGGACGAATACTACGCCAAACGCGGCGCGATCAACCTCGGATTCTCCGGCGACCGGACGGAACAGGTGCTCTGGCGACTCGAGCACGGCGAGATCGACGGCGTGCATCCGAAGCTGGCGGTCATCATGATCGGCACGAACAACACCGGCCATCGTCAGGACCCGCCCGCCGAGACGGCCGCGGGCATCAAGGCGATCGTCGACGATCTGCGTCAGAAGCTGCCGAACATGAAGATTCTTCTGCTGGCGGTGTTTCCGCGCGGCGCGACGCCGGATGACAAGCTTCGCAAGATCAACGCGGGCGTCAACGAAATCATCGCGGGTTTTGCGGATAACGAGCATGTTTACTACATGGACATCAACCATGTGTTTGTGACCGACGACGGGACGCTGACGAAGGAGATGATGCCCGACCTGCTGCATCCGAGGGAAAAGGGCTACAAGCTGTGGGCGGAGGCGATCGAGCCGACGGTCAGGAAGCTCATGGGCGACGGCAAGTAA
- the rmuC gene encoding DNA recombination protein RmuC, with translation MLTGLIIAAIVAAAACSACIALVMTNKALMRERDALASDRANLEAANERHLAELDVRQKRIGELDTQIQLERERLAAARQQFDEAQKQARDTFKSLASDTLRQTVEDFHKQASKLFENEQKKSGTAMESMLKPVRESLAEYQKKLAEAEHERAKAYGSITAQAAKMTEDQQRLREETANLVKALRRPEVRGRWGELQMHRLFELAGMTEHVDYDAQASVEAAEGGKLRPDFTIRLPNERIIVIDVKTPIDAYLNATEAGSDELRETSMIDHARQVKAQAERLASKSYWDACDGSPEFVVMFVPGEAMLYAAVQKDATLIEWAMAKNVVLATPTIMVPLLKTVAMGWREKSLEENAKKIADLGRELHKRLAVALEHLATLGKRLEKTVETYNDFVGSIDRNVLPCARKFEELEADSSKKLPEGLEPIIEVPRDLRSIPAGLHKDDTDES, from the coding sequence ATGCTGACGGGGCTGATCATTGCGGCGATTGTGGCGGCGGCGGCGTGCAGCGCGTGCATCGCGCTGGTGATGACCAACAAGGCCCTGATGCGCGAGCGTGATGCACTGGCGTCGGACCGGGCGAATCTCGAAGCGGCCAACGAACGTCACCTCGCCGAGCTGGACGTGCGACAGAAGCGCATCGGCGAGCTCGACACGCAGATTCAGTTGGAGCGCGAACGTCTGGCCGCGGCGCGTCAGCAGTTCGATGAGGCGCAGAAACAGGCCCGCGACACGTTCAAATCCCTCGCTTCCGATACGCTGCGCCAGACCGTCGAGGACTTTCACAAGCAGGCGTCGAAGCTCTTCGAAAACGAGCAGAAAAAGAGCGGCACGGCGATGGAGTCGATGCTCAAACCCGTGCGCGAATCGCTGGCGGAATATCAGAAGAAGCTGGCGGAAGCGGAGCACGAACGCGCCAAGGCGTACGGGTCGATCACGGCACAGGCGGCGAAGATGACCGAAGATCAGCAGCGGCTCCGGGAGGAGACGGCGAATCTCGTCAAGGCGCTGCGCCGGCCGGAGGTCCGCGGGCGATGGGGCGAGCTTCAGATGCACCGCCTGTTCGAACTGGCGGGGATGACGGAGCATGTCGACTACGATGCGCAGGCATCGGTGGAGGCGGCGGAAGGCGGGAAGCTGCGGCCGGACTTCACGATCCGCCTGCCCAACGAGCGCATCATCGTCATCGACGTCAAGACGCCGATCGATGCCTATCTCAACGCCACCGAAGCCGGGAGCGACGAACTGCGCGAGACGAGCATGATCGATCATGCGCGGCAGGTGAAGGCGCAGGCGGAGCGGCTGGCGAGCAAGTCGTACTGGGATGCGTGCGACGGTTCGCCGGAGTTTGTGGTGATGTTCGTGCCGGGCGAGGCGATGCTGTACGCGGCGGTGCAGAAGGACGCGACGCTGATCGAATGGGCGATGGCCAAGAACGTCGTGCTCGCCACGCCGACGATCATGGTCCCGCTGCTCAAGACGGTGGCGATGGGCTGGCGGGAGAAGTCGCTGGAGGAAAACGCCAAAAAGATCGCGGATCTGGGCCGCGAGCTGCACAAACGGCTCGCGGTCGCTCTCGAACATCTTGCCACCTTAGGTAAGCGCCTCGAAAAAACGGTGGAGACCTACAATGACTTTGTTGGGTCGATTGATAGGAACGTTCTGCCTTGTGCTCGAAAGTTTGAGGAGTTGGAAGCCGACTCATCCAAGAAACTGCCCGAAGGGCTTGAACCGATCATCGAGGTGCCTCGTGATTTGCGATCGATTCCGGCGGGGCTGCACAAGGACGATACGGATGAAAGCTAA
- a CDS encoding DUF1570 domain-containing protein, translating into MTLLGRLIGTFCLVLESLRSWKPTHPRNCPKGLNRSSRCLVICDRFRRGCTRTIRMKANRLMFFVGMLAALSGAALGAGPQYNFDSRAYHIITNVDRALSKEIGEHMDAVYAEYDRRFSQFSPKAAQKHDLYVFQTQQQYMGFLASHGIDATGSGGMFFVAPDGSGLCTFVEGQSFERMYHTLQHEGFHQFAYARIGASMPAWTNEGIAEYFGEAIMVNHHLMSGQVPPDRLARIRQFIKANRHIAFSELLNMSQAAWNNNVVNGEGSFQYDESWSIVHFLVHGDPRYRAAFNRYLTLVANGASSREALSKAFGTEDYTNFEAAWRKFIVALEPNPEKTAAQRLEFLAYGIRAMQEAGRPIESLDQIKSTLQAAKFRIVEPLGHGMTVVQSATDAENFEAPEPDPNPLARPGMKQRAATLELEKPAAPNLPPGAVVKGLKLTVRLIWQCDTDGALMSRIVYE; encoded by the coding sequence ATGACTTTGTTGGGTCGATTGATAGGAACGTTCTGCCTTGTGCTCGAAAGTTTGAGGAGTTGGAAGCCGACTCATCCAAGAAACTGCCCGAAGGGCTTGAACCGATCATCGAGGTGCCTCGTGATTTGCGATCGATTCCGGCGGGGCTGCACAAGGACGATACGGATGAAAGCTAATCGTCTCATGTTCTTCGTCGGCATGCTGGCGGCGCTGAGCGGCGCGGCGCTCGGCGCCGGGCCGCAGTACAACTTCGACAGCCGGGCGTATCACATCATCACCAATGTCGACCGCGCGCTGTCCAAGGAAATCGGCGAGCACATGGATGCGGTGTACGCCGAGTATGACCGGCGCTTCTCGCAGTTCAGCCCCAAGGCGGCGCAGAAGCATGACCTGTACGTCTTCCAGACGCAGCAGCAGTACATGGGCTTTCTCGCTTCGCACGGCATCGACGCCACCGGCAGCGGCGGGATGTTCTTCGTCGCGCCCGACGGCTCGGGATTGTGCACCTTCGTCGAGGGCCAGAGCTTTGAACGCATGTACCACACGCTCCAACACGAGGGCTTTCACCAGTTCGCCTACGCCCGCATCGGCGCGTCGATGCCGGCCTGGACCAATGAGGGCATCGCCGAGTACTTCGGCGAAGCGATCATGGTCAATCATCATCTGATGAGCGGACAGGTGCCGCCCGACCGGCTCGCCCGCATCCGCCAGTTCATCAAGGCCAATCGCCATATCGCCTTCAGCGAATTACTGAATATGTCGCAGGCGGCATGGAACAACAATGTGGTGAACGGCGAGGGGTCGTTCCAGTACGATGAGTCGTGGTCGATCGTGCACTTCCTCGTGCATGGCGATCCGCGCTACCGGGCGGCGTTCAACCGATACCTGACGCTCGTCGCCAACGGCGCCAGCTCGCGTGAAGCGCTGTCCAAGGCGTTCGGCACGGAGGACTACACGAACTTCGAGGCGGCGTGGAGGAAGTTCATCGTCGCGCTGGAGCCGAACCCGGAGAAGACAGCGGCGCAGCGGCTGGAGTTTTTAGCGTACGGGATCCGCGCGATGCAGGAGGCGGGGCGGCCGATCGAGTCGCTCGACCAGATCAAGTCGACGCTTCAAGCCGCGAAGTTCCGGATTGTCGAGCCGCTGGGTCATGGCATGACCGTCGTGCAGTCGGCGACGGATGCGGAGAACTTCGAGGCGCCGGAGCCGGACCCCAATCCGCTGGCGCGGCCGGGCATGAAGCAGCGCGCCGCGACGCTCGAACTCGAAAAGCCCGCGGCGCCGAATCTGCCGCCCGGTGCGGTCGTCAAAGGGCTCAAGCTCACCGTTCGACTGATCTGGCAGTGCGACACGGACGGTGCGTTGATGAGTCGAATCGTGTATGAATAA
- the cysK gene encoding cysteine synthase A — protein sequence MSPIELIRSRTYNDIVATAFNTPMVRLNRIIPPSAAEVFVKCEFFNPLSSVKDRIGIAMIEAGERDGHIKPGTHIVEPTSGNTGIALAFVCAVRGYKLTLTMPETMSMERRALLRALGANLILTPDDQGMGAAIAKAIEITQTDKNAWMPMQFENPANPAIHEKTTGPEIWADSGHDIDAVVTGVGTGGTITGVTRFIRKHNPDFMSIAVEPVDSAVISGGRAGWHDIQGIGAGFIPKTCDTSLLDGVVTVSNDEAMEYARRLPREEGILGGISTGANVCAVAKAIEKFDLKGKRIVTFACSCGERYLSTAMFDGLRD from the coding sequence ATGTCCCCGATCGAACTCATTCGCAGCCGCACTTACAACGACATCGTCGCCACGGCCTTCAACACGCCGATGGTGCGGCTCAATCGCATCATTCCGCCCAGCGCAGCGGAGGTGTTCGTCAAGTGCGAGTTCTTCAATCCGCTCTCATCGGTGAAGGATCGCATCGGCATCGCGATGATCGAAGCGGGGGAGCGCGACGGGCACATCAAGCCGGGCACGCACATCGTCGAACCCACGAGCGGGAATACCGGCATCGCGCTGGCGTTCGTCTGCGCGGTGCGGGGCTACAAGCTGACGCTGACGATGCCGGAGACGATGAGCATGGAGCGGCGGGCGTTGCTTCGGGCGCTGGGCGCGAATCTGATTCTGACGCCGGACGATCAGGGCATGGGCGCCGCCATCGCCAAGGCCATCGAGATCACGCAGACGGACAAGAACGCATGGATGCCCATGCAGTTCGAGAACCCGGCTAACCCGGCGATTCACGAAAAGACGACCGGCCCGGAAATCTGGGCCGACTCGGGCCACGACATCGACGCCGTCGTCACGGGCGTCGGCACCGGCGGGACGATCACCGGCGTGACCCGCTTCATCCGCAAGCACAATCCCGATTTCATGTCGATCGCCGTCGAGCCCGTCGACTCGGCCGTGATCAGCGGGGGCCGGGCGGGATGGCACGACATTCAGGGCATCGGCGCGGGGTTCATCCCCAAGACCTGCGACACATCGCTGCTCGACGGCGTCGTGACGGTGAGCAATGACGAAGCGATGGAGTACGCCCGCCGTCTGCCGCGCGAAGAGGGCATCCTCGGCGGCATCTCGACCGGCGCGAACGTCTGTGCCGTCGCCAAGGCCATCGAGAAGTTCGACCTCAAAGGCAAACGCATCGTGACCTTCGCATGCAGTTGCGGCGAGCGATATCTGTCGACGGCGATGTTCGACGGACTTCGCGACTGA
- a CDS encoding bifunctional 5,10-methylene-tetrahydrofolate dehydrogenase/5,10-methylene-tetrahydrofolate cyclohydrolase (catalyzes the formation of 5,10-methenyltetrahydrofolate from 5,10-methylenetetrahydrofolate and subsequent formation of 10-formyltetrahydrofolate from 5,10-methenyltetrahydrofolate), translated as MTTDANKLMDGKAVADRVLQACAAKVKQIVARTNITPCLATVLVGDDPASATYVKMKGKRCEAVGMKSLRVTLGADTTTEQLLETMNKLALDAAVNGILLQHPVPPQIDERAAFEAIPPIKDVDGVTATGLGNMWLDLPGFGSCTPAGIMTLLKAYDVNLAGVEAVVIGRSPILGKPMAAMLCNANATVTICHSRTKDLAEVVRRADLVVAAVGKPNFVKGDWIKQGAIVIDAGYNPGNIGDVDFEAALPRASLITPVPGGVGPMTIATLIDQTAEAAARQLGVVR; from the coding sequence ATGACCACCGACGCCAACAAGCTCATGGACGGCAAGGCCGTCGCCGATCGCGTGCTTCAGGCGTGCGCGGCGAAGGTCAAGCAGATCGTCGCCCGCACGAACATCACGCCCTGCCTCGCCACCGTGCTCGTGGGCGACGACCCGGCGTCGGCGACATATGTCAAGATGAAGGGCAAGCGCTGCGAAGCGGTCGGCATGAAATCGCTGCGCGTCACGCTCGGGGCGGACACCACGACCGAACAGCTTCTTGAAACGATGAACAAACTCGCGCTCGATGCGGCGGTCAACGGCATCCTGCTTCAGCATCCCGTTCCGCCGCAGATCGACGAGCGCGCCGCCTTCGAGGCGATCCCGCCGATCAAGGATGTCGACGGCGTGACGGCGACGGGGCTGGGCAACATGTGGCTCGACCTGCCGGGCTTCGGTTCGTGCACGCCCGCGGGGATCATGACGCTGCTCAAGGCGTATGACGTCAACCTCGCCGGCGTCGAAGCCGTCGTGATCGGCCGCAGTCCGATTCTCGGTAAGCCCATGGCCGCCATGCTCTGCAACGCCAACGCCACCGTGACAATCTGCCACTCGCGCACGAAGGATCTCGCCGAGGTCGTGCGGCGGGCGGATCTGGTTGTGGCGGCGGTCGGCAAGCCGAACTTCGTCAAAGGCGACTGGATCAAGCAAGGCGCGATCGTCATCGACGCCGGCTACAACCCCGGCAACATCGGCGACGTCGACTTCGAAGCCGCCCTGCCCCGCGCTTCGCTCATCACCCCCGTCCCCGGCGGCGTCGGCCCGATGACCATCGCCACGCTCATCGACCAGACCGCCGAAGCCGCGGCCCGGCAACTGGGCGTCGTCCGTTGA
- the ald gene encoding alanine dehydrogenase — protein MHIGIPKEVKADEYRVALRPVGAQLLTDDGHTVLIESGAGVGSGFTDDEYAAAGATIVPTADEVWAKADLIVKVKEPQPQEITKLRAGQVVFTYFHFAASHELTEACLKSGISAVAYETLRDRSGQLPLLTPMSEVAGRMSIQQGAKYLERPMMGRGILLAGVPGVEPADVLVLGGGIVGTNAARVAAGLGANVVIMDISLDRLRWLDTFMPANVTTIYSDPHAIDQYIRRADLVIGAVLIPGGRAPMLIRADQLQHMHTGSVIVDVCIDQGGCIETSRPTTHHDPTYIEQGVVHYCVTNMPGAVGRTSTQALCNATLPYVRDLAKLGVDKFVAKSEGHAAALNMHCGKLANPAVAQVFPDLPHA, from the coding sequence ATGCACATCGGCATCCCCAAAGAAGTCAAAGCCGACGAATACCGCGTCGCCCTGCGTCCCGTCGGCGCGCAGCTTCTGACCGATGATGGGCACACTGTACTGATCGAATCCGGCGCCGGCGTCGGCAGCGGGTTCACCGATGACGAATACGCCGCCGCCGGCGCGACAATCGTGCCCACCGCCGACGAAGTCTGGGCGAAAGCCGATCTGATCGTCAAAGTGAAAGAGCCCCAGCCCCAGGAGATCACCAAGCTGCGGGCGGGTCAGGTGGTGTTCACCTACTTCCACTTCGCCGCGTCGCACGAGTTGACGGAAGCATGCCTCAAGAGCGGCATCTCGGCGGTGGCGTACGAAACGCTGCGCGACCGCAGCGGGCAGCTTCCCTTGCTGACGCCCATGAGCGAAGTCGCCGGGCGCATGTCGATTCAGCAGGGGGCCAAGTATCTGGAGCGTCCGATGATGGGGCGCGGGATTCTGCTCGCCGGCGTGCCGGGGGTGGAGCCCGCCGATGTGCTCGTGCTCGGCGGGGGCATCGTCGGCACGAACGCCGCCCGCGTCGCGGCGGGGCTCGGGGCGAACGTCGTCATCATGGACATCAGTCTCGATCGCCTCCGCTGGCTCGACACGTTCATGCCCGCCAACGTCACGACGATCTACTCCGACCCGCACGCCATCGACCAGTACATCCGCCGCGCCGACCTCGTCATCGGAGCCGTGCTCATCCCCGGCGGACGCGCCCCCATGCTCATCCGGGCCGATCAACTTCAGCACATGCACACCGGCTCCGTCATCGTCGACGTCTGCATCGACCAGGGCGGCTGCATCGAAACCTCGCGCCCCACCACGCACCATGACCCGACCTACATCGAGCAGGGCGTCGTCCACTACTGCGTGACCAACATGCCCGGAGCCGTCGGCCGCACCAGCACGCAAGCCCTCTGCAATGCGACGCTTCCCTACGTCCGCGACCTCGCCAAGCTCGGCGTCGACAAGTTCGTCGCCAAAAGCGAGGGCCACGCCGCCGCGCTGAACATGCACTGCGGCAAACTCGCCAACCCCGCCGTCGCCCAAGTCTTCCCCGACCTGCCGCACGCCTGA